In one window of Balaenoptera musculus isolate JJ_BM4_2016_0621 chromosome 10, mBalMus1.pri.v3, whole genome shotgun sequence DNA:
- the LOC118902849 gene encoding killer cell lectin-like receptor 2, whose product MNDQEVTYSVLRFLRSPSESQNRLRPGSTQSPGKTDGKDSSVPWCGIAVTLGTLCLLLLVTTAVLGTKIFQYIQEKHQQEEILRNLSQKYHVMQNESYLKEQLLINKNLEYDMLKTKTLQQEKGLDLPPTKKKECHKQEEIFSKFWRNIGKLNEGHWCCTGVNCYYFTTESKDWKGCKQTCQSYSSSLLKIDDKEELIFLQSQTYRSSYWIGLSFNERESKWKWIDNGISSGLNLAIMTSSSGRGECAFLTSTRIANIDCSNTYNCICEKRIDCFK is encoded by the exons ATGAATGATCAAGAAGTGACTTATTCTGTCCTGAGATTTCTTCGGTCACCTTCGGAGTCACAAAACAGATTAAGGCCTGGTAGTACTCAAAGCCCTGGCAAGACTGACGGAAAAG ACTCTTCAGTGCCCTGGTGTGGCATTGCAGTGACTCTTGGGACCCTCTGTTTACTTCTATTGGTGACAACCGCAGTGTTGGGGACAAAGA tttttcagtATATTCAAGAAAAACATCAACAGGAGGAAATTCTACGGAACCTCAGTCAGAAGTACCATGTTATGCAAAATGAGAGCTACTTAAAAGAACAACTTTTGATAAATAAGAATTTAGAATATGATATGCTAAAAACTAAAACCCTTCAGCAAGAAAAGGGACTGGACTTACCTCctacaaaaaagaaggaatgtcATAAACAAGAGGAGATCTTTTCAAAGTTTTGGCGAAATATAG GCAAACTCAATGAAGGCCACTGGTGCTGTACAGGAGTAAACTGTTACTACTTTACCACTGAAAGTAAAGACTGGAAGGGATGTAAACAGACTTGCCAAAGTTACAGTTCATCTCTTCTGAAGATAGATGATAAAGAGGAACTG ATCTTCCTTCAATCCCAGACTTATCGAAGTTCCTACTGGATTGGTTTATCATTTAATGAAAGGGAAAGTAAGTGGAAATGGATTGACAATGGCATATCTTCTGGACT TAATTTGGCAATAATGACTTCTTCTTCTGGGAGAggagaatgtgcatttttaaccTCAACAAGAATAGCAAATATTGATTGCTCTAACACCTATAACTGTATCTGTGAGAAGAGAATTGATTGCTTCAAATAG
- the MAGOHB gene encoding protein mago nashi homolog 2 isoform X1, whose translation MAMASDFYLRYYVGHKGKFGHEFLEFEFRPDGKLRYANNSNYKNDVMIRKEAYVHKSVMEELKRIIDDSEITKEDDALWPPPDRVGRQELEIVIGDEHISFTTSKIGSLIDVNQSKDPEGLRVFYYLVQDLKCLVFSLIGLHFKIKPI comes from the exons ATGGCTATGGCCAGCGATTTCTACCTGCGCTACTATGTAGGGCACAAGGGCAAGTTTGGACACGAGTTTCTGGAATTTGAGTTTCGGCCGGACG GAAAACTTAGATATGCTAACAACAGCAATTATAAAAATGATGTCATGATCAGAAAAGAG GCTTATGTACACAAGAGTGTAATGGAGGAACTGAAGAGAATTATTGATGACAGTGAAATTACAAAAGAAGATGATGCTTTGTGGCCTCCCCCTGACAGGGTTGGCCGGCAG gagcTTGAAATTGTAATTGGAGATGAACACATTTCTTTTACCACATCAAAAATAGGTTCTCTTATTGATGTTAATCAGTCAAA ggatCCTGAAGGTCTTCGAGTATTTTACTATTTGGTACAGGACCTGAAATGTTTAGTTTTTAGTCTTATTGGATTACATTTCAAGATTAAACCAATCTAA
- the MAGOHB gene encoding protein mago nashi homolog 2 isoform X2: protein MIRKEAYVHKSVMEELKRIIDDSEITKEDDALWPPPDRVGRQELEIVIGDEHISFTTSKIGSLIDVNQSKDPEGLRVFYYLVQDLKCLVFSLIGLHFKIKPI, encoded by the exons ATGATCAGAAAAGAG GCTTATGTACACAAGAGTGTAATGGAGGAACTGAAGAGAATTATTGATGACAGTGAAATTACAAAAGAAGATGATGCTTTGTGGCCTCCCCCTGACAGGGTTGGCCGGCAG gagcTTGAAATTGTAATTGGAGATGAACACATTTCTTTTACCACATCAAAAATAGGTTCTCTTATTGATGTTAATCAGTCAAA ggatCCTGAAGGTCTTCGAGTATTTTACTATTTGGTACAGGACCTGAAATGTTTAGTTTTTAGTCTTATTGGATTACATTTCAAGATTAAACCAATCTAA